In Haliaeetus albicilla chromosome 26, bHalAlb1.1, whole genome shotgun sequence, the sequence AACCAGAGGCAAGCGTTTTGGTCTGCTTCTCTCTATGAAGACGGTAAATCAGAGAGGGTTAGAGCTTTTAGTCAAACACCACGGATGTCCTGAAGGATGACTTGCTGTCCGTCTCGACCAGCGGAGCTACCTTGTCTCTTGGGAAGTGGTGCCGCATAGCTCAGCAAAGATCTAGCTCAGCATCTTGTGGCGGTCGAAAACGGtcttcctctgctcctgcacctGGCGCTTCCAGCGCTGCTGGGCCCCCTCCACCCTCTCCAGCACTGTGTTGGCTCTAGCACCAGatggggtgggggctggggcCAAGGAGCGAGCATCCTGCAATGGAAAGAAACGGTGAAAGAGATCAAGGCATGCCCACCCCaaacacagaaggtggcagctcgACTCTGGGAGAAATTTCAACTGAAAGAGCAATTCAAGGCTTGAGTTGTCCTGATGAAGAAACTCACTTTCAGAGGTCCTCAACACCAGCCCCCCAAGTCCAGCTGGAAAGCTTGCTCCTGGAGAGGAACTACACTAAGTCTAAACCCCTGCTGGAAATCCACTGCTAGGAGGCCTGCAAGGAGCCACACTGCTAAAGCAAACTGCATCACCCTGCTGAAACTGGGCCAACAATTTCCATTGTCCTCAGCACACTAGCTTACACAGTAGCTGCTCATCTGTTTCTTGGATAGTGCTGCAAGACTTTTGTCCAGGCCTACTGTTCAGACTGCTCCAACCAACCACATTTACACTGCAGTAATGTCAGAAGGCCCCTTGGATGGGGATCCATCATGGCACACAAACACCAAGGCAATGAGAAGGTCTATCCCAAGGAGTTTGCAGTCCAGCACACTGGAGTAAGATAAGCCTCACTTAATATCAGCCATTTACAGTGTGTACCTAGATCTAAATCTGAAATATTGCTGTGGAGCAGTGGAGCAAAAGCATACTTTTAGGATACAATTCATCTCCTCCTGCAGGACCTCCTTTTTTCAGCAGATGGAGGTAATGGACAGACTGCACATCAGAGCAGCTACTCCTCGCTTACATCAGCATATGAAAGAATTGGGCGAAACAGTTTATACTTACAACAAAGTATAAACAGGACAGTCTGATCCAGTGGTTTTCTCAGAGACTAGGAAAGGAGAGCATCTTCAGACATTGCAGCTTCCCTTCTCAAAGTGTGACTGAGCTAACCACTAGCATCCAGAGTCACCAATTGCTAGGGAAGGCCTCCTCATGAGTCTCCTCCTAGCAGCCAATGCCCTGGAGTGGCAGCTGGGGCAATGCTtgagcacagccctggggctccACCAAGGAAAGGAactcagctccaggaaagagcTCTGTCTAGCACTGTGCCCTGCTGAACTGCACATGTCTGAACTGAGAGCACCACAGGGAAAGCTGTGTCCCAGAGCCACACGCTGCACTAACAGGCAGCAAGTCTTGGGCAGCCCTTGCATCCTGCAAACAGAGCATGAGCTACAGATGCAATCAAGCACGAGAGCTAATCACTGTGCGTGTAGCCACTCCACTCCTCCACACCAGCCACCAGCTCTGCCTCTAACACTTCCTTCTCTGAGAGACCAGCCCCATCTCAGTCTCCTGTATTTCCCTGTAACAGAAGGGAAGCCtcaggggaagaagaaaaggtttaCAAGTCAGGGCACTCTTGTTCCGAAATCCGCCTTGGAATCAGGCCCGGTCATTCAGCCTAAAGCACTGCCGCTCCCCCAAGGGGAAGAATTCTGGATGCTGAAATTGCATTAATTTCATGCAGCAGGAAATTTGTCCTCCCCCAAAATgagagggggggggggacggacggacggaggGAGAAAGACACTCCTTCTCTGTTGCTGGGTCCTAACCTTCTTGCCCAAGATGTCGTATGCCAATGTCCCCCAAAAAGATGGGATCCGAGTGAAATTCTGCTCTGGGGAGAAGCACAAGGAACAAGAGCCTGGACACAACAGGGCCTAGCCCCAGAACAGGGTCAAACAGCAGCACCTTAGAGGCCACTCTTTTAAGCATCTAGAAGAGAGGCCTGCCCCATGTTTCAGCAAATAATTAAACCCATCCTTCCCTGGAAGCTCACCACCAAGTAACTACACCTAGGACACTGCACAAACAGGAACCATTTAACTTTTGGTTTCATCTAAACAGACATACCAAATTCAGGCCACTTGGTAAAAAGCCACCCTCTGCCCCAGAGGACAGGTCTTCTCTTGGGCTCATAACACACAACTTGTACTTTGAATACTTCCTTGTGCTTCAGCATGATCTGCACAGATTTGAGTACACATGTTTACCTGTGGCAAGTGCCCAAAAAGCAACAGCGCTGGTCTCACACTGGATCAGAGGGGACAAGCATGAGGTCACTCTATTTCCCTGTCAGCAATTCTCTTGTCACCCTACCACCCTGTCTCCACCATGACTGCAGCTACCCACGTGCACCCTGCAtgcaccagcagcacagcctcaCCTCATTCTCCTCCTCATTGTGCAGGGGCTGGGTATAAGCATCTGGCTTCCGGATCAGGGGGTCCACCAGCACAAGGAAAGCCATGTAAAGCAGCAGTGCCCCCACCACGGACAAGTAAATGATGATGATCACCTGCAGTTAAGGACAGCACAGTGGAAAAGGATCAGTATTGTAGATAAGAAGCACCACAGAGGCCAGGAAGCTCCCTTCACAGCTGCCTCTGATGTTTGACCTCTTCTCTCATTCTAATTTTGCTCACTAGAAAGTCTCTTGCACTTGCAGGAAGGCTGATAACATGTAAGTGTCATCACTGTATAAAATGTGCTGATCTTCTCCACACTGTGCCAATTTAGGACAAATGCTGCATGTGAAAGGAGACCAACAAGATGGGTCCCCAGTCAGGGATGCCTGGCACTCTCACACATCCTCAGCAAGAAGACTGGGCTCCTGTACAGCCTGCTCCTCACTGCCAGGAGCCCTCCTGACTTAGACATGGTACCCCTGGCACTACCACCATGTACTAGCTGtgacagttttattttccctttctgggCTCTTCTCCAGGAACCCACCAGTCTAGCTGTGCCTGGGATGGTGTGGCATGGCAAGGAGAAGGAGCCAGCCACAGGGAGCAGACCCGCAATTACCTTGATGGTGGTGGTGCTGCGCTCCTCATACTTGCACTCACACAGCAGGCAGTAGGCCTCCACATCATTCCCTGGCACCGGCATTGGCTCCACAACATGCAGGCAGTTGCTGCAACACAAAGAAACCTAAatcagcaacaggacaaggTGAAACCAATGTTCTGTGGAAGGATGCTGGGGTGACTTTTTTGGTGTCCCAGCTTTCCTGTCAGGCTGATAACGCTGATGGGATTTTAAGAGTTCCCCTCGCAGCTCAGCTAGCCCAAAGTTCCTGAGACAGACTGTCCAAGTGCCTTCTGCAGGGATCCAGTCCAGGTGAAGGGGACTGGAGGGTACACCCTACATCTGCTGAGAGCTGTGGCTTAAGAAATCATGCCTCCCAGATTCCTCAATCTCTGTTCAAAAAATGCCCCTCGCCTGGGTTAAACATCATGTACCAAAACAGCTTCCTCTGCAAATGCAAAGGCAGGGAATTATTTCCTTAGCACCAGCTGGAAACTCCAGAGCATTGGCTTTCATGGACTGATCCCTCAGGATTCAACCCACAACTCACCAGTCCTTCTGTGACACATTCTTGTTGTAAATGTGCCCACTGATGTTCCGGTACGGGGGACAGATGCACTTGCAGCGGATGTCCTCCGAGCTCTGCAGAAGCAAGAGCAGACGGCATTAGTGAGTGAACATGTGTGCACAGTTCTGCTGCCCTTACCAGCCAGGGGTgtgagaaaaggcaaaacattCTCTGTGAGAGAGAGGACTTCACACCATGTCtcctcctcctgtgctgctgctttcacatCAATAActtcacagttttaaaatgtcttgagcCCCTCTGCTCCAGACACCAGgtacttttcaaataaattttaaaatggaaacttCAAAACACAGTAGAAGGCAGGGCAGAGGCCACTGTCACGTACATTCACAGCTCTACAAATGATAAATGCACATCTGCTATAGCACTCCTTATCTCTGCAAACTTCCACAGCAAAACAGTTGCTTCTCTgccatttttgtttctgttgtacGACACACATGGTTCAGTGCTTGTGTCTGAAGCTGTTCACTCACCTTGCTGGCTTGTGCTGGAGGAGAAAggatgcagcacagcagcacaatCAGGAGCACAGAGGTTGCACACTTCCAGGTGCACTGGGTAAACATCATGGAAGCCTGAGGAAACAAAAATTCACATCCAGGAGAGAGGATCTCAGCTGAATATAGCCAGAACGAGTTAGTTTGAGCTTTCTTTTTTGGCCCACTTGCCTCTATTTTGCCCAAGAAGTAGAAATTTATTGCCAAATCAAGGCTGATGCCAGTCAAAAACTCCTGGAAACACTTTACACAGATCCCAAGAAACACTCCTATCAAAAAAGCTTCCACCATCCAGAGCCACACGTCCAAACTACCACAGCCCtgcaaaaaaatattgctgaCTTCCTTACAATTTGACTTCTGCAACTCCATGTAACCTCCTGTTACTCTCTTACTATTGCAGAGCTCTGCAACAGGAATTCTGCTACTGACAGTTTTGCTCAGTAAAAGATACAGAATGAGGAAAACACCGCACCAAGAACGACTTAAAGAAGTACACTGGGCCTCGTTGCTGTACTgtataataaattttaaatcatttatCTTCTGATAGTcaaagttttgcttttgaaggGGTCAGCATATTTTCCTCTCTCACAAGCCATGAACTACAGGAAGGGGGTGGAATATTTACTGATTCCTAAACCTCCTTTACCCCAAGATACCTGTTCAGTAAacccctatttttttttaattatttcaagttGCTAGCTTGGTGAATTCATTATATGCCTTTTGCTACATATGCATAGATAAAGTTGTTCTAGAGACGTGTGTTTGCACAAATCCAAAAGAACATGAGCTAATATTCTTTGCCACAAAAAGCAAAGCTAGTCTGAACAAGGCTAGCATTCACATTCGCAACGGCAGCTCACTGGGAGACAAAAGGCACAGCAGGCCTCGTGGTGCCACCTTGGGGAGAGCTCTGAAAAGCCACTTCAACACAGCTTTATTCAGGGAAGGTAATTTACACCTTCATTAATGAGCTCCATACAGCACACATAATCCCACAGCTAACTCCAGATACTTATGCTGCATTACCTAACATAATTCCATTAGGATTTACATCACTGGAATATTCTATCACCATTTGCTTTATCTCATGTCAACACTCTAAAAATTAATGTTATGGATTACAAACACCAAGTTCCTCTCCTCTTTATCTAAACAAAACACCAGCCACTTCTAACAAGCTGACCTGCCAAAAACCATCAAAATGCATTCCAGTCGTATCAGCTTATTGCAGGATTTCTTAATCCTTTGCACCCCAGTTAGCAGAAACCTCCTCAAACAATAGTTCTTTCTTTGGAGACACCCTTGCACGTCAGGGTTTTAGCTCTTCATCAGAAATGCTGGTTAACATATGACTTATCTGAGCCGCACAGTGCACATTCTCCATTGTAGGTGTTTTTGGACTACTACTTGTTTGAATTTTCAACTCAACAATGGAGTGCATACCTGGAATTTAGTTTTAGCCTGCTCAACTAGATTCAGATCGTCCAAACAACTCATAactgtcatttttaataaaagcaggGGAAAACACGTGATCTATTATACCATGTTTGccagcaacaaaataaaaactcagAATGACACCTAGACAGAGTCCACCCATCATGAACTGTAAAACACCAGCGGCCATGCAAAGGGCAATTACTCCTAATTCTTTCCAAGTCTGACAGTGTACTTTCGAAGGGGCACTTGCACACATGCCTTAAAGCTGTTGTTTTCCAGACAATCAGCCAAGTTTACAGCAGCTATCTGTCTAAAAGCATCTGTATCTGGACCAAAACCCAACAGCGTTGTGAATGAcagtggaggagagggaggttAAGGTCTCAGAGGTCGTGACCGAGGAGCCTGGCAGGCCCCAGccatgaccccccccccaaaaggagGCCCACAGCACAACTGCACGGATCTGCCCTGCACCCCTTCTCCTTGGGAGCAACCCCAATAAACTCTTCACCTTTCACATCACCTGGCGCCCTTCTAAGACTAAATCTACGACGGCTCCGACACGTTGCCCACCACTGACCCACCCCGGGATCCGTGCTCTAACCACCCCCGACACCGAACCGACCCACTCCGGCCCCCGGTCCCACGCAAGGAGCAGGCTCCTTCGCAAGGAGCGGGGCTTCCCCGGCGGCGACCCCTCAACTCCCGCCGAAGGGCCGCGGGTGCTCAGCCCTTCAGGGAATCGCACGACCCAGCTCCACCCCGCTCCAGGGCCCCGGGATGCCTCCGGTAATCCAGGCCGCCACCGGAGAGCAACCGACCACCGGGCTCCCCCACACCCCCGCCTCGGCGAGGCGAggcgccgcccggcccggcccccgggGGGCGGGAAGAGGAGCAGGGACGGGAACGGGTCCGGCCGGGCCCGGACTCCCCTCAGGCCGCCCGGAGCGCGGCCCCCACCGGCCCTACCTGCCCCTCGACGCCGGTGCGCGACAAACACCACCCACGGACCCGGCCCCTGCaagccccgcccccgccccggtcccTGCGCGCCCATTGGTTGCGGAGGGTGACGTCATGACAGGCAGTATCCGCGGCCAGTCGGAAGGCAAGTCGCCCGGCCGGGTTCTGAGGAGCCGGTCCGCACCCCCTTCCCGCCCCTCAGAGCTGAGGGGACGGGGTCGCTGGCGCTCGTCAGCCGGCGGGGATCGGCCCCGGGAGGGCCCGGGCGGTGTTAGGCGGACCTGGCCTGGGGCAGCTCCCGTCTGGCTCCCCCCTCGTTGGGCAGGCCAGGCCGCCCCGTCCTGGGGCTGAGCCGCGGGAGAGCCTCGTTCTCCCTTCAGCTGGCCTCACACCGTTCACTACACCGTTCACATTGCTGTGTCCATCAAAGGGGAAAAGCCGAGCCACAGCGGTGCCCTTGGTTGTGTTTTTTGGCTGATGTATGGTTATAAATGATATTCACGATCCACTAGGCTCAAAGGCTGAGGGTCTGCCGTCAATTTCTTGTATTAGAAACCAATGACTCATTTTTGCTCCATCAGCGTGCCAAGAAGAATGTTGTGCCTTTCCAGGGCCATGAAGTCTGTGTGTGGCCAATGAGAATATTTGTGAAATCTGGCTCTAAAAGTATCTTGGTTTTGCCCCATTTTCTGTGGCTGCACCCTTAACTTCAGGTGTGCAAATAACCTTGGCCTTGGCCTTGCTCCTGTGGCAGCTCCCCGGGAAGCTCCGCTCTGCAGCTGGGTGGGTCGAATTGCTTCTCTGCTTACTCCGGCATATTGCTGATTTATCTGGGCTTTATGTCTGTGGTGCTGGATAAAGTTAGGACCTAATTCTCTTTCAGGTAAAAAGCATCCATTgatggaaggggaaaaaaagagacccAAACCTCTGGTTTAATGTCTTGGAACCTTGCTGCTGGTGCCTTGCCTGGGAGGGGCCCAGACAGGGGGAGGCGTTTTTGGGCCATGTCTCTGTGTAGTGATGGGGCTGCTCcatgcagccctgcagccccatcCCACCTGGGTGGCAGGAACCTGTCTGCAACGAATGCCCGTCGTGGGAGGGGTGTTTCCAGTCCTGGCAGAGTTGGCTTctttgatgaaaataaaaaggagaagaCTAAGATGAGATATATTCGGCCAGAAATATGTGTAAATCAAAGGGGAATGTCTGTCTGGCATAGATAGTTTTAACTTCTTAGGAGTAAATTGATTGGGACTGCTTAGTTTAGTGTTTGTAGGATGTATAGACTGTGGAGGCTGCCAGCCTTTAAAATGTCCCACACTGCTCCATGGACCCAGGTATGGGAATTACTGATGTAAAAGTCTTTTCTCACCACATTTCTGTAACGTGTAAAATCCTGACCCTGTTGCGACTGCATTCCCCCCACACTCAGCTGGAGTCTGTTACAGGACCGTGGCCTACGTCAGCTGGACTGATCCAAGGAAATATTCCATGAGAATAATCCTGGGTATTAGATGCACAAGGGACTTCTAATTCCTTCCTCCTACTCCAGCGTTGCTGAGCGGAAGAACCTCTTTGGTGCTAACTTGCGGATCTCACTTCAGAGCAGAACCTTAGGCCTGGCTGTGGGACACCATCAATGTTGTCAAATGACTGAGTTTTTACAGGCTTAAAAGCCAAATGACCACGGGGATTTTATGTTACCAACTCTCCTAGCACAATTGGTGAGGAGGTATTTTTGTCTTCTCCGACATGCTTGTTGTCACAGCCATCTTTTTCTATGTTCTTTTGCAGCCCAAAGGTACAGATCACTGCTTCTTGTGGGGCTGGAGTAACCTGGATAGACACCTGGAGGAAGCAGCCTGAACTGGTGACAAGACACTGAGCAATCCCCTTGGAGTAAGTAAAGGAATGGCCCAGACAGCTGAGGCACCAAATGCAGGGATCAGGTTTTTTAGGTGGGTGCTTCAAAGACAGACCCACCAAATACAAGATGAGCTTGAAAGTTGCATTTCAGTTTCAACTCCCTTTTTCAATAGGCTTGTTTCTGATTTCTCAGAAGGTAGGGTTAGCTGTGTGTGCATTTCCTTTGTAGTGATGGGAGGGAGATCTCACACACATCAGGAGACCattttctgttccctttcttGCTGGCTTTCCCCCTGTCTAGCAGCCTTTTTGTCTGTCCCAGGTAACTCGGACGCAGTGGGCTCAGTTATCTTCTGGATGTCATCCCTGTCGCTGTGTTTAAAGCccagcagcagtggaagaagagtTTGGCTGGAGGGAGCAGtatttgctgctttatttctcCCTACCTGTTGCTCAGCATTGTCCTCATTCGTAAGTGCACTGCTCTACAGACCCAACAGATGTGGTCATGTTTCCTCAATTTCTCGGTGTCCTGAATGCATGTCCCTTCAAAAAATCTAGCTCCAGTAGTGGGTCCTGAATCCTTAGAGATCTTGCCCTGGATTCTGAATAATTTGGGTTGATGTTAGCCATTGAAACTCACCTGCGGAGATCTGTGACTTGCGCAGTGGTCTGGCAAGAGGCTTCATCATACTTTGGAGACCGCAGGATTAGCAATGACTTTGAGGGGCTGTTCATTCCTGATTTCTGCCTCTTACTTTGTTGGCAGCAGACAGGTGAGAGAAGTGCCTCAGAGGAGCTTTCCATAGGCAGTGTCCTGGGAATAGAGGCCAAACACAATTCATTTGGCATGAAGGGAGAGGGAATCGGAGATCAGCacaggaaacaaagaaacacaaatatgTAAAAGAGGGGAAATGCATCAGGTGTTGCTGTTAATGCCCTGAACTCTCCCCTTACCGATGTAATTAGTCCTTACTGCTATTCGTGGTGTCAGCTTCTGAAGGACAGGTGGCATTTTTGTTAACATGACCAGTGGCTAAGGACACACAAGAACAgcttgtccttgttctttctGGAAACGGTTAGCAACTACACTGTAAACCTTCTTCCGGCACAGCGATGGGGTCACATCAGCTGCCAGATATTTAAAGggcaatttattttaaattgtaaacAAACAGATTGACTTGTAAATATCTTAAGGCATCCTATAATTCAGGGAGAAGACACTTCATTCTTCACCTGCAACAAAATGATCTGGTCTTTGTATTAagcacaaaatgaaatttgcttgcaaaatgctttcagaattGTAAACTGACAAGAGAGGATGCAAGGGTGCTTGGGCATTGGGCCAACCTCCCTGAGCTCTCTTCCTTGTGCGGGATGGTTGGTTAGACCAAGGAATAGCaattcttcttctctttttgctgTCAGCTCCCTTACAACTCCAAGTGGCTTCTTGgacatgcctcagtttcctcaaTCAAATGGTATGCAGCAGTGCTATAGGGTttctgtgagggtgactgaaaAACTTGTGAGAATCACAAGAACTGCTTGTGAGGGTGCGTTAAGATCTCAGCATGAAAGACCTGATGATCTTAAAAAGACATGTAGAAGCCTCTTAGAGATTTCTGAGCATATGTTAATGGACAAACATTGTCAGTcacaggcaggagcagctggtATGTGTGTGGGGGTTGACAGAAGATGCGGCTTTCCCAGCATGCTGGACTCTGATAACCCGGGAGATACAGTGTCACTATGTGTCCTTGGGTCATGCACAGACAGGCTGGTGTTGTGAAGGACCCTCAATCAAGCATGACCTCCCATGGGATGAATGTGGTAGAAAACAACCATTGATGTAACAGCCGTGAAAGGATAAATCTGGACCATGGAATTTGGTGTTGGGTCTCATGGCTCACAGCTATGCAGCAATTGCTCGCTCACACCTTGAAGTGTGATGGTGAGGAGCCTTGTAGTGTTGGCGGCAAGGTGTCTCTGGGGTGGCAAGGGGGAAACAACCCAGACATGACTTATGTCCCAAAGGGCTTGACTCATGCTTCTCCACCTTAGTTGCATTTAACCATTTTGTAGGCTGCTTCTGCCCCTAGATTAAAAACCATTTCCAGTCTAAATATTCACAGTTTACAAACAGGACAGCTGAGGAGAGAGGCCTTGTCCAAGTTCAGCAAGCCTCTTGCAGTGCTAAGACTAGGAGAGAGAGCTGCTACACTGCAGGGTAGTGCTCTAGCCAGCAGTCCACACTGCTTCCCTCTGCTTGAGTTTGGTGTGCTTTCCCAAGTAAAGAACAGAGGCCTTGTtagagggaaaagggaattCTCTGTGgccagaattatttttcaagagCCAATGCTCTTTCCTGGAGCCTGTGAGCCTGTGTGGTGATGCAGCTCTACTGTGAGCCACACAGGAGCTTAAGCAGTAGCC encodes:
- the TMEM9 gene encoding proton-transporting V-type ATPase complex assembly regulator TMEM9 isoform X2 codes for the protein MMFTQCTWKCATSVLLIVLLCCILSPPAQASKSSEDIRCKCICPPYRNISGHIYNKNVSQKDCNCLHVVEPMPVPGNDVEAYCLLCECKYEERSTTTIKVIIIIYLSVVGALLLYMAFLVLVDPLIRKPDAYTQPLHNEEENEDARSLAPAPTPSGARANTVLERVEGAQQRWKRQVQEQRKTVFDRHKMLS
- the TMEM9 gene encoding proton-transporting V-type ATPase complex assembly regulator TMEM9 isoform X1, with the protein product MELQKSNCKEVSNIFLQGCGSLDVWLWMVEAFLIGVFLGICVKCFQEFLTGISLDLAINFYFLGKIEASMMFTQCTWKCATSVLLIVLLCCILSPPAQASKSSEDIRCKCICPPYRNISGHIYNKNVSQKDCNCLHVVEPMPVPGNDVEAYCLLCECKYEERSTTTIKVIIIIYLSVVGALLLYMAFLVLVDPLIRKPDAYTQPLHNEEENEDARSLAPAPTPSGARANTVLERVEGAQQRWKRQVQEQRKTVFDRHKMLS